A single Stutzerimonas stutzeri DNA region contains:
- a CDS encoding TetR/AcrR family transcriptional regulator, translated as MSDRVDRLEYAAPRERLKQAAERLFADHGFHRLSLRQLASEVGMLPGSLYAHFDGKDSLLQELIEDGYEALVEGARTELHHAPHGGALEALVRHHLRFRRDHPCWFALATGERRHLAAQRQAEIIRYEGEYEHLFVHALGAGAARGVHAGVRQLLRLLDALSLHDEAHEAAQLNGWARDLAWLAVRQLAAGQVTVPGTGKHGAERMGTRG; from the coding sequence GTGAGTGATCGCGTTGATCGTCTGGAGTACGCAGCGCCTCGAGAACGGCTCAAGCAAGCGGCCGAGCGGTTGTTCGCCGACCATGGATTTCACCGGCTCAGCCTGCGTCAGCTGGCAAGCGAAGTCGGCATGCTTCCGGGCTCGCTATATGCCCATTTCGACGGCAAGGACAGCCTGCTTCAGGAACTCATCGAGGACGGTTACGAAGCCTTGGTCGAGGGCGCCCGCACCGAGCTGCATCACGCGCCGCACGGGGGCGCTCTGGAGGCGCTGGTGCGCCACCATCTCAGGTTTCGCCGTGACCATCCGTGCTGGTTCGCCCTGGCGACGGGTGAACGCCGCCACCTCGCCGCGCAACGGCAGGCCGAGATCATCCGCTACGAAGGCGAGTACGAGCACTTGTTCGTCCATGCGCTCGGTGCAGGCGCGGCCCGGGGCGTCCATGCCGGCGTGCGCCAACTGCTTCGCCTGCTCGATGCCCTGTCGCTGCACGACGAAGCGCACGAGGCGGCGCAGCTCAACGGCTGGGCACGCGATCTGGCGTGGCTGGCTGTACGGCAGCTGGCAGCCGGGCAGGTCACCGTGCCGGGCACCGGGAAACACGGAGCGGAGCGCATGGGAACGCGCGGCTGA
- a CDS encoding WecB/TagA/CpsF family glycosyltransferase — protein sequence MQKHPGRQETHADERPSCCNRQSTIRGFDIDFYDGSNAQLIDHIIEASERTFSYIVTPNVNHVVQLEDDPELRRAYADASHRICDSQVLKRLMTLLRTPVPEVIPGSSLTGELMCVAEAKSWRVTVIGSDASQIRTMRQLYPNVTFSHYNPPMGFFDHPQAVQACLDFVIRHPAELVVLAVGCPRQEILGRLIRADGRARGVGLCVGASIDFLSGKVRRAPRWMQRMSLEWLHRMCTEPRRLAKRYATDAVRMIPIVYRQFR from the coding sequence TTGCAAAAGCACCCGGGACGCCAGGAGACTCATGCAGACGAGCGACCGTCCTGTTGCAATCGACAAAGCACGATAAGAGGGTTCGACATCGATTTCTATGACGGATCGAATGCTCAACTCATCGACCACATCATCGAGGCGAGCGAGCGCACCTTCAGCTATATCGTCACCCCGAACGTCAACCATGTGGTTCAGCTCGAGGATGACCCCGAACTTCGCCGCGCCTACGCCGACGCCAGCCACAGGATTTGCGACAGCCAGGTGTTGAAACGCCTGATGACGCTGCTGCGCACCCCGGTTCCCGAGGTCATTCCCGGCAGCAGCCTGACCGGCGAGCTGATGTGCGTCGCCGAGGCGAAGAGCTGGCGAGTGACGGTGATTGGCAGCGACGCGTCGCAGATACGAACGATGCGCCAGCTATACCCGAATGTAACCTTCTCTCATTACAACCCACCCATGGGATTCTTCGACCACCCGCAGGCCGTTCAGGCATGCCTGGACTTCGTCATCCGACACCCCGCCGAACTCGTGGTGCTTGCCGTGGGTTGCCCGCGCCAGGAAATCCTCGGGCGGTTGATCCGGGCCGATGGTCGAGCACGAGGGGTCGGACTCTGCGTCGGTGCATCCATCGACTTCCTCTCCGGCAAGGTCAGACGTGCGCCGAGATGGATGCAGCGCATGTCGCTCGAATGGCTGCATCGTATGTGCACCGAGCCGCGACGGCTGGCCAAGCGCTACGCCACCGATGCGGTACGCATGATCCCCATCGTGTACCGGCAGTTTCGCTGA
- a CDS encoding 2-keto-4-pentenoate hydratase: MSESQIDAVARRLITAWRTGKRQPLADLDLPDSAAAYAVQRQVSAALGWFDGVRPSAWKLGGAPGGMISAAAVPAAAIHPSGWQVPPGYATALGIEGELVIRLGRDLTDTPDHGEILASIDAWLPAIELCDSRLENGASANALLRLADQQLNRALVLGDPMPLPDRPQWSRQTVTLHVDGDERFKATGSHPFVDPLSSVPWLARHAAAQGTPLRAGDLIATGSWSGIYWARAGQTITFTLDGSGSASVTV, encoded by the coding sequence GTGAGCGAGTCCCAGATCGACGCAGTCGCCAGGCGCTTGATAACGGCCTGGCGTACCGGCAAGCGCCAGCCGCTGGCCGACCTCGACTTGCCGGACAGCGCTGCGGCGTACGCGGTGCAACGGCAGGTCAGCGCGGCGCTGGGGTGGTTCGACGGCGTTCGCCCGAGCGCCTGGAAACTCGGTGGCGCTCCGGGCGGAATGATCAGCGCGGCGGCAGTCCCGGCTGCCGCGATTCACCCATCGGGCTGGCAGGTACCGCCCGGTTACGCCACAGCGCTCGGCATCGAGGGCGAGCTGGTGATCCGTCTCGGACGAGACCTGACCGACACGCCGGATCACGGTGAAATACTCGCTTCGATCGACGCCTGGTTGCCCGCTATCGAACTCTGCGACAGCCGTCTGGAGAACGGCGCAAGCGCCAACGCCCTGCTTCGGCTTGCCGACCAGCAACTCAACCGCGCCCTTGTCCTCGGCGATCCGATGCCGCTGCCAGACCGACCGCAATGGTCGCGCCAGACGGTGACCCTGCACGTCGATGGCGACGAACGCTTCAAGGCCACTGGATCGCATCCGTTTGTCGATCCATTGTCCTCCGTGCCCTGGCTGGCACGCCACGCCGCCGCACAAGGCACGCCCCTGCGCGCCGGTGACCTGATCGCCACAGGCAGTTGGTCGGGCATCTACTGGGCGCGCGCAGGCCAGACCATCACCTTCACGCTGGATGGATCGGGATCGGCCAGCGTAACGGTCTGA
- the hydA gene encoding dihydropyrimidinase has translation MQPFDTVIRNARVVTAADTFTSDIGIRDGRIAAMGLDLPAGNHEIDAQGRHVTPGGIDSHVHLDQPTGDGSTMADDFLSGTVSAACGGTTTVIPFACQEKGKSLRAAVEDYHRRAGTKPVIDYAFHLIVTDPTPEVLRDELPALIAEGYTSFKIYMTYDALKLSDREILDTLSVARSEGAMVMLHAENADCIAWLTERLLAAGHTAPRYHATSRPMLVEREATHRAIALAELVDVPILIVHVSGREAVEQIRWAQSNGLKVYAETCPQYLFLTADSLGCDDSFEGAKCICSPPPRDKANQQVIWDGLENGSFEVFSSDHAPFRYDGPDGKKAHGEHVSFDQVANGIPGVETRMALLWSEGVRSGRITPQSFVALTATNAAKLYGLYPRKGSIAIGSDADLVIWDEGQPFCLDNDRLHHNVDYTPYAGMQLSAWPAMTLSRGEIVWDGKQPRGSAGRGQFLPCARPDPAKPRRRQTEIPL, from the coding sequence ATGCAACCGTTCGACACCGTCATACGCAACGCCCGCGTGGTCACCGCGGCGGACACCTTCACCAGCGACATAGGCATCCGCGATGGCCGTATCGCCGCGATGGGCCTCGATCTGCCGGCCGGCAACCATGAAATCGATGCGCAGGGTCGCCACGTCACGCCTGGCGGCATCGACAGCCACGTGCATCTGGATCAGCCCACCGGTGATGGCTCGACCATGGCCGACGACTTTCTCAGCGGCACCGTTTCGGCAGCGTGTGGCGGAACCACCACGGTGATTCCGTTCGCCTGTCAGGAAAAGGGCAAGAGCCTGCGCGCCGCCGTGGAGGATTATCACCGCCGTGCAGGCACGAAACCGGTGATCGACTATGCCTTCCACCTGATCGTCACCGACCCGACACCGGAAGTCCTTCGCGACGAGCTGCCAGCCCTGATCGCCGAGGGTTACACCTCGTTCAAGATCTACATGACCTACGATGCGCTGAAGCTCAGCGACCGTGAGATCCTCGATACCCTCTCGGTCGCGCGCAGCGAAGGCGCGATGGTGATGCTGCATGCGGAGAACGCCGACTGCATCGCCTGGCTCACCGAGCGCCTGCTCGCCGCCGGCCACACCGCGCCGCGCTACCACGCGACCTCGCGGCCCATGCTCGTCGAGCGCGAAGCGACCCACCGCGCCATTGCCCTGGCGGAGCTGGTGGACGTGCCGATCCTGATCGTCCACGTATCCGGGCGAGAGGCCGTGGAACAGATTCGTTGGGCGCAGAGCAATGGCCTGAAGGTGTACGCCGAAACCTGCCCGCAGTACCTGTTTCTGACAGCCGACTCGCTGGGGTGCGACGACAGCTTCGAAGGCGCCAAATGCATCTGCAGCCCGCCACCTCGGGACAAGGCCAACCAGCAGGTCATCTGGGATGGCCTGGAAAACGGCTCGTTCGAGGTGTTTTCCTCCGATCACGCGCCCTTCCGCTACGACGGCCCGGACGGCAAGAAGGCGCACGGCGAGCACGTGTCTTTCGATCAGGTCGCCAACGGCATACCGGGTGTCGAGACTCGCATGGCCCTGCTCTGGTCCGAGGGTGTGCGCAGCGGACGGATCACGCCACAGAGCTTCGTCGCGCTTACCGCTACCAATGCGGCCAAGCTCTACGGGCTGTACCCGCGCAAGGGCAGCATCGCGATCGGTTCCGACGCGGATCTCGTCATCTGGGACGAAGGCCAACCCTTCTGCCTGGACAACGATCGCCTGCACCACAATGTGGATTACACCCCTTATGCCGGCATGCAGCTGAGCGCCTGGCCTGCAATGACGCTGTCGCGCGGCGAAATCGTATGGGACGGTAAACAACCCCGAGGCAGTGCGGGCCGCGGCCAGTTCCTGCCCTGCGCCCGGCCTGATCCGGCCAAGCCACGGCGGCGACAGACCGAGATCCCGCTGTGA
- a CDS encoding maleate cis-trans isomerase family protein yields the protein MKRIRLGILTPSSNTSLEPLTQSLISGLPEVSVHFARFSVTQIALSPDALGQFQQTHILDAAKLLADARVDAIGWSGTSAGWLGFEQDEALCAAITKATGVPASTSVLALNKALSAFGIRRLGLVSPYLADVQDRIVANYAGIGIDASAESHLQLQENFAFALVDEATLDRQVADVVAAGAEAVATFCTNLHAAHRVAHWEAEHGIPVLDTVTTVVWDMLRRTGVDTRRITGWGRLLQEA from the coding sequence ATGAAACGTATCCGCCTGGGCATTCTCACGCCCTCCTCGAACACCTCGCTCGAACCGCTGACCCAGTCGCTGATTTCGGGCCTGCCGGAAGTCAGCGTGCATTTCGCGCGGTTTTCCGTAACCCAGATCGCCCTCAGTCCCGACGCGCTTGGGCAGTTCCAGCAGACACATATCCTCGATGCGGCGAAGCTGTTGGCCGATGCCCGTGTCGATGCCATCGGCTGGAGCGGCACCTCCGCCGGCTGGCTGGGCTTCGAACAGGACGAAGCGCTCTGCGCCGCCATTACCAAGGCCACGGGCGTGCCCGCCAGCACATCGGTCCTGGCGCTGAACAAGGCACTGTCGGCCTTCGGTATTCGTCGGTTGGGACTCGTCTCCCCGTATCTTGCCGATGTGCAGGACAGGATCGTCGCCAACTATGCCGGAATTGGCATCGACGCCTCGGCGGAAAGCCATCTGCAGCTCCAGGAAAATTTCGCGTTCGCCCTGGTCGACGAAGCCACGCTCGACCGTCAGGTGGCGGACGTGGTCGCGGCGGGCGCCGAAGCCGTCGCCACCTTCTGCACCAACCTTCATGCCGCCCACCGCGTCGCCCATTGGGAAGCCGAACACGGTATTCCCGTACTGGATACCGTGACCACCGTGGTCTGGGACATGCTGCGCCGCACCGGTGTGGACACCCGCCGCATCACCGGCTGGGGCCGGCTACTTCAGGAAGCCTGA
- a CDS encoding amidohydrolase family protein, with translation MTEAILDLLITDATVLLEDGVARLSNLGIRGKHIAFIGDGRPAAIRTLALPGRVVVPGFVNTHYHAGLNFVRGVAPDCGFAPSYTPGLPQASWLSEEEALALSRLGALEALRAGCTTLVDSFVHAEATVAGMAETGVRLFASQRLADVDFASVLDGNRRFDRARGERQLERAAAFVEQWAGQADGRIQAHLTAHAPDTCSVDLLCDIAALAERHDLPISTHLAQSQDEVDWVRARHGCSPVELLDGLGLLNDRLLAGHCIHLDDADIARIGRSGAHVVHIPVGNAMSGRTAPTRRLIDAGAPICLATDTMHGDMIEVMRWTLAVGRLQAGFVADDWQPRDVFAMGTGNGARALGWADRIGRLAVGMLADIAVLDYRQLHLTPCIDPLGSLIHNATAADVESVFVNGEQVIDQGRATRVDETEIRAEAERVCQALWQRCPNPLRPYPSAAGNAR, from the coding sequence ATGACTGAAGCCATTCTGGACCTGCTGATCACAGACGCGACCGTGCTGCTGGAAGACGGCGTCGCCCGCCTGTCAAATCTCGGCATACGGGGCAAGCACATCGCATTCATCGGCGACGGGCGCCCCGCGGCCATCCGCACACTGGCGCTGCCTGGCCGAGTCGTCGTTCCCGGTTTCGTCAATACCCATTATCACGCCGGATTGAACTTCGTCCGCGGCGTAGCGCCGGACTGCGGCTTCGCCCCGTCCTACACGCCGGGACTCCCGCAGGCGTCATGGCTGAGCGAGGAAGAAGCGCTCGCCCTGTCCCGACTCGGTGCCCTGGAAGCATTGCGCGCCGGCTGCACCACGCTGGTCGACAGTTTCGTACATGCCGAAGCCACCGTCGCCGGCATGGCGGAAACCGGCGTGCGCCTGTTCGCCAGCCAGCGTCTCGCCGATGTCGATTTCGCCTCGGTGCTCGATGGCAACCGCCGCTTCGACCGCGCCCGTGGCGAGCGGCAATTGGAGCGCGCCGCCGCATTCGTAGAGCAATGGGCGGGACAGGCTGACGGCCGTATCCAGGCACACCTGACCGCCCACGCGCCGGACACCTGTTCGGTGGATTTGCTGTGCGATATAGCCGCCCTTGCCGAACGGCACGACTTGCCGATCAGCACCCACCTTGCTCAGAGCCAGGACGAAGTGGACTGGGTCCGTGCGCGACACGGTTGTTCCCCCGTAGAGTTGCTGGACGGACTGGGCCTGCTGAACGATCGCCTGCTGGCCGGCCACTGCATCCACCTCGACGATGCCGACATTGCGCGGATCGGCCGCAGCGGAGCGCACGTGGTGCATATACCGGTAGGCAATGCGATGTCCGGTCGGACCGCCCCGACCCGCCGATTGATCGATGCCGGCGCACCAATCTGCCTCGCCACCGACACCATGCACGGCGACATGATCGAGGTGATGCGCTGGACCCTGGCGGTCGGCCGTCTACAAGCCGGTTTCGTCGCCGATGACTGGCAACCCAGGGATGTGTTCGCCATGGGCACCGGCAACGGTGCGCGCGCATTGGGTTGGGCAGATCGCATTGGCCGACTGGCCGTGGGCATGCTCGCCGACATAGCCGTTCTCGATTACCGCCAGTTGCATTTGACGCCCTGCATCGACCCTCTGGGCAGCCTGATTCACAACGCCACCGCGGCCGATGTGGAAAGCGTCTTCGTCAACGGCGAGCAGGTCATCGATCAAGGCCGCGCAACCCGTGTCGACGAAACCGAAATACGCGCCGAGGCCGAGCGCGTGTGTCAGGCCCTCTGGCAACGCTGCCCGAATCCGCTTCGTCCCTATCCGTCCGCCGCAGGTAATGCACGATGA
- a CDS encoding SDR family NAD(P)-dependent oxidoreductase encodes MTEHIPFPCARFDMSGKVCIVTGAASGIGRAIARQLAANGAHVVIADVTTEVIEGGEPTADLIARDGHDATFIRTDVACSEQVDALVADTVVRFGRLDVLVNNACIRHARPLLELDEADWQRLLDVNLTGVYRCCRAAVRQMLSQSPINEVRGRLINVSSQHGLIAAPGDLGYGVTKAAVDYMTRQIATDYAADLIVCNAVAPGKIQTGAAGRAVDASVLDRASRRTPWPRLGCPEDVARAVLFLASDHSTFMTGATLMVDGGWMAA; translated from the coding sequence ATGACTGAACATATTCCGTTTCCTTGCGCACGCTTCGACATGAGCGGCAAGGTCTGTATCGTTACTGGCGCCGCATCCGGAATAGGCCGGGCGATTGCGCGCCAGTTGGCTGCCAATGGCGCCCACGTCGTGATTGCGGACGTGACGACCGAGGTGATCGAAGGGGGCGAGCCGACCGCCGACCTTATTGCCCGCGACGGTCATGACGCGACCTTCATCCGCACCGATGTCGCGTGCAGCGAGCAGGTAGACGCCCTCGTTGCAGATACAGTCGTACGTTTCGGTCGCCTGGATGTGCTGGTCAACAACGCCTGCATTCGCCATGCGCGGCCACTGCTGGAACTCGACGAGGCCGATTGGCAGCGCTTGCTGGATGTCAATCTGACCGGCGTCTACCGCTGCTGCCGCGCCGCCGTGCGCCAGATGCTCAGCCAGTCCCCGATCAACGAGGTGCGTGGCCGGCTCATCAATGTTTCATCCCAGCACGGTCTGATCGCCGCGCCCGGCGATCTAGGCTATGGCGTCACCAAGGCCGCCGTCGACTACATGACCCGACAGATCGCCACTGACTACGCCGCCGACCTCATCGTCTGCAACGCCGTGGCGCCAGGAAAGATTCAGACCGGCGCCGCCGGTCGCGCCGTCGATGCCAGCGTGCTCGACCGCGCATCGCGCCGCACACCCTGGCCACGCCTCGGGTGCCCGGAAGACGTAGCCCGCGCCGTGCTGTTTCTGGCCAGCGATCACTCGACCTTCATGACCGGTGCCACCTTGATGGTGGACGGCGGATGGATGGCTGCCTGA
- a CDS encoding NAD-dependent epimerase/dehydratase family protein has protein sequence MTTLITGSSGFVGLALAEHLLTRGETVIGFDRSVPTEIATRAFAALPGRFVSCIGDVRNAEALYEVMSEHRPQRLVTLAAITANEARERHAAQTIFDVNVGGVLAAISAAADHGVERVLHVSSGSVYGRSGRLPTALHEDDTPLLPEGLYGMSKRAAEEAAMRLASLRGLPLVVGRLGTCFGPWEADSGVRDTLSAPLQVLARARHGETAILPRAGRRDWLYVRDAVAAMASLLDQPHWGYPRYNLAAGFEWSVADWCACIAPRYPGFEWRLAAPGEQPDIDYFADYDRASMDIHRLVDDTTFRPRFGLTEAQADYHHWLEEHAPIGATAHHD, from the coding sequence ATGACCACACTCATCACAGGCAGCAGCGGCTTCGTCGGCCTGGCCCTCGCCGAGCACCTGCTCACGAGAGGCGAGACGGTGATCGGCTTCGACCGCTCGGTGCCCACCGAAATCGCTACCCGCGCGTTCGCGGCGCTGCCCGGTCGCTTCGTGTCTTGCATCGGTGATGTCAGGAACGCCGAGGCATTGTATGAGGTGATGAGCGAACACCGTCCGCAACGGCTCGTGACGCTGGCGGCGATCACCGCCAACGAGGCGCGCGAGCGGCATGCGGCGCAAACGATCTTCGACGTCAACGTCGGCGGTGTGCTTGCCGCGATAAGCGCAGCCGCCGATCACGGCGTAGAGCGCGTATTGCATGTCAGCTCCGGCTCCGTTTACGGGCGCAGCGGACGTCTGCCGACGGCCCTGCACGAAGACGACACCCCGCTGTTGCCGGAGGGGCTCTACGGCATGTCCAAGCGTGCGGCGGAAGAAGCCGCCATGCGCCTCGCGAGCTTGCGCGGCCTGCCACTCGTGGTGGGTCGCCTGGGCACCTGCTTCGGTCCCTGGGAAGCGGACAGCGGGGTGCGGGACACACTGAGCGCCCCACTCCAGGTCCTGGCGCGGGCCCGCCATGGCGAAACGGCGATCCTGCCCCGCGCGGGTCGGCGCGATTGGCTGTACGTACGTGATGCAGTCGCTGCCATGGCCAGCTTGCTCGATCAGCCGCACTGGGGCTATCCACGCTACAACCTGGCGGCTGGGTTCGAATGGAGCGTGGCCGACTGGTGCGCGTGCATAGCGCCTCGCTATCCGGGCTTCGAATGGCGTCTGGCGGCGCCGGGCGAGCAGCCCGACATCGACTACTTCGCCGACTACGACCGCGCGTCCATGGATATCCACCGGCTTGTTGACGACACCACCTTTCGACCGCGCTTCGGGCTGACCGAGGCGCAAGCGGACTACCACCACTGGCTCGAGGAACATGCACCGATCGGTGCCACAGCACACCATGACTGA
- a CDS encoding ABC transporter ATP-binding protein, protein MALITIDNVSRVFEDSQRKQVVTALDNVSLSVKRNEFLCLLGPSGCGKSTLLNMIAGFDKPSSGTVTVGGQLITEPGADRGVVFQQANLMPWLPVWENVAFHLKMRGASKADRREKAQRYIEMVGLKGFENHFPSELSGGMNQRVGIARALLMNPEVILMDEPFGALDEQTKMDMHGELIRIWRESQSTIVFVTHGIDESLALGTHVAVMSARPGRIREILPIELERPRDPTSTAFNDYKRHILALLRPEAVRETA, encoded by the coding sequence ATGGCTCTGATCACCATCGACAACGTATCGCGGGTATTCGAGGACAGCCAGCGCAAGCAGGTCGTCACGGCACTGGACAACGTCAGCCTCTCCGTCAAGCGCAATGAGTTTCTCTGCCTGCTGGGCCCCAGTGGTTGCGGCAAGTCCACACTGCTCAACATGATCGCCGGTTTCGACAAGCCGTCCTCCGGGACGGTCACGGTCGGCGGTCAGCTCATCACCGAGCCGGGCGCTGATCGCGGCGTGGTGTTCCAGCAGGCCAACCTGATGCCCTGGCTGCCAGTGTGGGAGAACGTCGCCTTTCACCTGAAGATGCGTGGCGCCAGCAAGGCCGATCGCCGTGAAAAGGCCCAACGCTACATCGAGATGGTTGGACTCAAAGGCTTCGAGAATCACTTTCCGAGCGAGCTTTCCGGTGGCATGAACCAGCGCGTCGGGATTGCCCGTGCGCTGTTGATGAATCCGGAAGTGATCCTCATGGACGAGCCGTTCGGCGCGCTGGACGAGCAGACCAAAATGGACATGCACGGCGAGTTGATCCGCATCTGGCGTGAAAGCCAGAGCACCATCGTGTTCGTCACCCACGGTATCGATGAGTCGCTGGCGCTGGGCACCCACGTTGCGGTGATGTCCGCCCGGCCCGGCCGCATCCGCGAGATTCTGCCAATCGAACTGGAACGTCCACGCGACCCGACCAGCACGGCATTCAACGACTACAAGCGCCACATTCTCGCGCTGCTGCGACCCGAAGCGGTCAGGGAAACGGCTTGA